One stretch of Variovorax sp. 54 DNA includes these proteins:
- a CDS encoding phospholipase D family protein produces the protein MNAWARSFLRTALAGVLLALLGACGSLPPARERPAEHAATADPGTALAKIAAASTPPGEHSGFRLMPLGVYSLDARLQLAQRAERSLVVQYYQLENDATGRLLLRTLREAAARGVKVRVLVDDLYTVKSQQLLLALSETPNVSVRLFNPFCCARDGFLSRFVVSIFDIHRLNHRMHNKLFIADGAMAVVGGRNIADEYFVLSEAQNFIDMDALVVGEVVPQLESIFDAYWNSDQIWPIADIVRKEAGAATFDDEVGMAGPPPKVVLPPSDILGYGPIAEELDGGRMGLLWGEARAIADPPSKPTTLTAEDAIATSVTMKVWALLLDAKTEVDLTSPYLVPGERGMAAFEDLARRKVKLTLLTNSLAANDEPLVHTGYARYRERLLKGGADLYELSPQRTTASMRFGSFGNSLGRLHAKTAAIDKTRIFIGSMNLDPRSASQNTEMGVVVDNPQLAREMLRIIHVSKLQNSYRLRLSKEGGTLEWLTNDGEKEMILTSEPESGFFQRLYNTLISPLVPEMLL, from the coding sequence ATGAATGCCTGGGCCCGGTCTTTCTTGCGCACGGCGCTGGCCGGCGTGCTGCTGGCATTGCTCGGCGCGTGCGGTTCGTTGCCGCCGGCGCGCGAACGCCCGGCCGAGCACGCGGCCACGGCCGACCCGGGCACCGCGCTCGCGAAGATCGCCGCGGCCTCCACGCCGCCCGGCGAGCACTCGGGTTTCCGGCTGATGCCGCTGGGCGTGTACTCGCTCGACGCGCGCCTGCAGCTCGCGCAGCGCGCCGAGCGCTCGCTGGTGGTGCAGTACTACCAGCTCGAGAACGACGCCACCGGCCGGCTGCTGCTGCGCACGCTGCGCGAAGCGGCGGCGCGCGGCGTGAAGGTGCGGGTGCTGGTGGACGACCTGTACACGGTGAAGAGCCAGCAGCTCTTGCTGGCGCTGTCCGAAACGCCGAATGTGTCGGTGCGCCTCTTCAACCCGTTCTGCTGCGCGCGCGATGGCTTTCTCTCGCGCTTCGTGGTGTCGATCTTCGACATCCACCGGCTCAACCACCGCATGCACAACAAGCTGTTCATCGCCGACGGCGCGATGGCGGTGGTGGGCGGGCGCAACATCGCCGACGAGTATTTCGTGCTGAGCGAGGCGCAGAACTTCATCGACATGGACGCGCTGGTGGTCGGCGAGGTCGTGCCGCAGCTCGAGAGCATCTTCGACGCCTACTGGAACAGCGACCAAATCTGGCCCATTGCCGACATCGTGCGCAAAGAGGCGGGCGCCGCGACCTTCGACGACGAGGTCGGCATGGCCGGGCCGCCGCCGAAGGTCGTGCTGCCGCCCTCCGACATCCTCGGCTACGGCCCGATCGCCGAAGAGCTCGACGGCGGCCGCATGGGCCTGCTGTGGGGCGAGGCACGCGCCATCGCCGACCCGCCCTCCAAGCCCACGACGCTGACGGCCGAAGACGCCATTGCCACCAGCGTGACGATGAAGGTCTGGGCGCTGCTGCTCGACGCCAAGACCGAGGTCGACCTGACCTCGCCCTACCTCGTGCCCGGCGAGCGCGGCATGGCGGCCTTCGAGGACCTGGCCAGGCGCAAGGTCAAGCTCACGCTGCTGACCAATTCGCTGGCCGCCAATGACGAGCCGCTGGTGCACACCGGCTATGCGCGCTACCGCGAGCGCCTACTCAAAGGCGGCGCCGACCTGTACGAACTGAGCCCGCAGCGCACCACCGCGAGCATGCGTTTCGGCAGCTTCGGCAACTCGCTGGGCCGGCTGCACGCCAAGACCGCCGCCATCGACAAGACGCGCATCTTCATCGGCTCGATGAACCTCGACCCGCGCTCGGCCAGCCAGAACACCGAGATGGGCGTGGTGGTCGACAACCCGCAACTCGCGCGCGAGATGCTGCGCATCATCCATGTGAGCAAGCTGCAGAACTCGTACCGGCTGCGGCTGTCGAAGGAGGGCGGCACGCTCGAATGGCTCACGAACGATGGCGAGAAAGAGATGATCCTCACCTCGGAACCCGAGTCGGGTTTCTTCCAGCGCCTGTACAACACCCTGATCTCTCCGCTGGTGCCCGAGATGCTGTTGTAG
- a CDS encoding peroxiredoxin has product MARSLLLRTALWAAALTAGVPPAHAALDIGDPAPKFTATAALGGKTFRYSLAEALAKGPVVLYFFPAADSNDCSIEAHAFAEAVDQFAALGATVIGVSADDIDTLSKFSVKSCQSRFPVASDQGKTVIQGFDALMQTRPDFANRLSYVIATDGKVAYYYQNLNPDKHVERMLNAVRALPKATAAK; this is encoded by the coding sequence ATGGCCCGATCGCTCCTTCTGCGCACCGCTTTGTGGGCCGCGGCCCTCACCGCCGGGGTACCCCCTGCCCACGCCGCACTCGACATCGGCGATCCCGCGCCCAAGTTCACGGCCACGGCCGCGCTCGGCGGCAAGACCTTCCGCTACTCGCTGGCCGAAGCGCTGGCCAAGGGGCCGGTGGTGCTGTACTTTTTTCCGGCGGCCGACTCGAACGACTGCTCCATCGAGGCCCACGCCTTCGCCGAGGCGGTCGACCAGTTCGCAGCGCTCGGGGCCACGGTGATCGGCGTCTCGGCCGACGACATCGACACGCTCTCCAAGTTCTCGGTCAAGTCGTGCCAGAGCCGCTTTCCAGTGGCGTCCGACCAGGGCAAGACCGTGATCCAGGGCTTCGACGCGCTGATGCAGACCCGGCCCGACTTCGCCAACCGCCTGTCGTACGTGATCGCGACCGACGGCAAGGTCGCCTACTACTACCAGAACCTCAACCCCGACAAGCACGTCGAGCGCATGCTGAACGCCGTGCGCGCGCTGCCCAAAGCCACCGCGGCGAAGTAA
- a CDS encoding aldehyde dehydrogenase family protein: MQLNYIANADVPSASGRTLPVIDPSDGQPFDEIQRSNAADIDAAVRAARDCFEGVWHKVSAADRGRLLFKLSQKIAEHVDELALIEQRDCGKPVKQARADAVALVRYFEFYAGACDKLHGETIPYQDGYSVFTWREPHGVTGHIIPWNYPMQIFGRSVGGALAAGNVCVVKPAEDACLSLIRVAQLAAEVGFPAGALNIVTGYGHEVGDALARHEGIDHISFTGSPKIGTLIQQVAAERHCPVTLELGGKSPQIIFADADLDAAVPVIINAIVQNAGQTCSAGSRVLIQRDIYEPLLERLGHAFEALRVGPAAMDLDVGPLIRQTQQQRVWDFLSDAQHAGIPMVAQGVVVEEAPETGFYQAPTLLRDVPVGHRLAQEEVFGPVLAAMQFADEDEAVALANATQFGLVAGVWTADGARQFRMAKRVKSGQVFINNYGAGGGVELPFGGVKSSGYGREKGFEALYGFTTLKTIAIKHG; this comes from the coding sequence ATGCAGCTCAACTACATCGCCAACGCGGACGTCCCTTCCGCCTCCGGCCGCACCCTCCCCGTCATCGACCCGTCGGACGGCCAGCCCTTCGACGAGATCCAGCGCAGCAACGCCGCCGACATCGACGCCGCCGTGCGCGCCGCGCGCGACTGCTTCGAGGGCGTGTGGCACAAGGTCAGCGCCGCCGACCGCGGCCGACTGCTCTTCAAGCTCTCGCAGAAGATCGCCGAGCACGTCGACGAGCTCGCACTCATCGAGCAGCGCGACTGCGGCAAGCCCGTGAAGCAGGCCCGCGCCGACGCGGTGGCGCTGGTGCGCTACTTCGAGTTCTACGCCGGCGCCTGCGACAAGCTGCACGGCGAAACCATTCCCTACCAGGACGGCTACAGCGTCTTCACCTGGCGCGAGCCGCACGGCGTCACGGGCCACATCATTCCGTGGAACTACCCGATGCAGATCTTCGGGCGCAGCGTGGGCGGCGCCCTGGCGGCCGGCAACGTGTGCGTGGTGAAGCCGGCCGAAGACGCCTGCCTCTCGCTGATTCGCGTGGCACAACTGGCGGCCGAGGTCGGCTTTCCGGCCGGCGCGCTCAACATCGTGACGGGCTACGGCCATGAAGTGGGCGACGCACTCGCACGCCACGAAGGCATCGACCACATCAGCTTCACGGGCAGCCCGAAGATCGGCACGCTGATCCAGCAGGTGGCGGCCGAACGGCACTGCCCGGTCACGCTCGAACTGGGCGGCAAGAGCCCGCAGATCATCTTTGCCGATGCTGACCTCGACGCGGCCGTTCCCGTGATCATCAACGCCATCGTGCAGAACGCCGGCCAGACCTGTTCGGCGGGCTCGCGCGTGCTGATCCAGCGCGACATCTACGAGCCCCTGCTCGAGCGCCTGGGCCACGCCTTCGAAGCCCTGCGCGTCGGCCCCGCCGCCATGGACCTCGACGTCGGCCCGCTGATCCGCCAGACACAGCAACAGCGCGTGTGGGACTTCTTGAGCGACGCGCAACACGCCGGCATCCCGATGGTGGCGCAGGGCGTGGTGGTCGAAGAAGCGCCCGAGACCGGCTTCTACCAGGCCCCGACCCTGCTGCGCGACGTGCCCGTGGGCCATCGCCTCGCACAGGAAGAAGTGTTCGGCCCCGTGCTCGCCGCGATGCAGTTCGCCGACGAAGACGAAGCCGTGGCACTCGCCAACGCCACCCAGTTCGGCCTCGTGGCCGGCGTCTGGACAGCCGACGGCGCGCGCCAGTTCCGCATGGCCAAGCGCGTGAAGAGCGGCCAGGTGTTCATCAACAACTACGGTGCAGGCGGCGGCGTGGAGCTGCCCTTCGGCGGCGTGAAGTCGTCGGGCTACGGGCGCGAGAAGGGTTTCGAGGCGCTGTACGGCTTCACGACGCTCAAGACTATCGCCATCAAGCACGGCTGA